One Leptolyngbya ohadii IS1 genomic window carries:
- a CDS encoding response regulator: protein MTKRSVIIDSTVMMSLPAEVASPIDPQDETARTNSPEAIVQNDSPEAIAQSDRILVVDDLPDNYILLQTVLESEGYEVEVADNGQDALERVALRPPDLILLDVMMPGMNGFEVTRRIRQNPAIPFIPILLVTGYSEPAPADGFEAGADGFIRKPVDFDDLLHRIRTMLQPLQTIEA, encoded by the coding sequence ATGACTAAACGCTCAGTAATAATTGATTCTACTGTGATGATGAGTTTGCCTGCTGAAGTTGCTTCTCCAATCGATCCGCAAGATGAGACGGCACGGACGAATTCGCCAGAGGCGATAGTGCAGAACGATTCGCCAGAGGCGATAGCGCAAAGCGATCGGATTTTGGTTGTGGATGATTTGCCCGATAACTATATTCTTCTGCAAACCGTTTTGGAGAGCGAGGGCTATGAGGTCGAAGTTGCTGATAATGGTCAGGACGCTTTAGAAAGGGTTGCTTTACGTCCCCCAGACCTAATTTTGCTGGATGTGATGATGCCGGGCATGAATGGGTTTGAAGTCACTCGTCGGATTCGACAGAACCCAGCAATTCCTTTTATTCCAATTCTCCTGGTGACAGGCTATAGTGAACCCGCCCCTGCGGATGGGTTTGAGGCTGGAGCCGATGGCTTTATTCGGAAGCCCGTTGACTTTGATGACCTGCTACACCGAATTCGCACAATGCTACAGCCCCTGCAAACGATCGAAGCGTAG
- the rppA gene encoding two-component system response regulator RppA: MRILLVEDDAAQLEPLQAALSEVGHIVDGVQDGAIAQWMLTQREYDLLILDWLLPQVSGLKLCQQYRNMGKTSPVLMLTAKDAISDRISGLDAGADDYLVKPADVFELLARVRALGRRSPLWTGDTLHVETLTLNLQTMMLERSNPTELQHDVEQQTDRSVQLSTREFQFLEYLMRHPRQVLSRNQIEQALWEWGSEPESNAVTSLVRRVRQRLQTVGVAHWLETVYGMGYCLNPDVQP; the protein is encoded by the coding sequence ATGCGGATTTTACTGGTCGAAGATGATGCAGCCCAGCTGGAACCCTTGCAAGCCGCTCTTTCAGAGGTAGGACATATTGTAGATGGAGTTCAGGACGGGGCGATCGCCCAGTGGATGCTGACTCAGCGGGAGTACGATCTGCTAATTCTGGATTGGCTGCTGCCGCAGGTCAGTGGACTGAAGCTGTGTCAACAGTATCGCAACATGGGAAAAACTTCTCCCGTACTGATGTTGACCGCAAAGGATGCCATCTCCGATCGCATTAGCGGCTTAGATGCTGGAGCTGACGACTATTTGGTCAAACCCGCTGATGTATTTGAGCTACTGGCACGGGTACGGGCACTGGGACGCCGATCGCCGCTGTGGACTGGTGATACCCTGCACGTTGAGACCCTAACGCTAAACCTGCAAACCATGATGCTGGAACGGAGCAATCCCACCGAACTACAGCACGATGTGGAGCAGCAAACCGATCGTAGTGTCCAGCTCTCGACCCGCGAATTCCAGTTTTTGGAGTATCTTATGCGACATCCCCGTCAGGTACTTTCGCGCAATCAGATTGAGCAGGCTTTATGGGAATGGGGCAGTGAGCCTGAAAGCAATGCTGTCACTTCCCTGGTGCGTCGAGTACGGCAGCGGCTGCAAACGGTGGGGGTTGCCCATTGGCTAGAAACCGTATACGGCATGGGATATTGCCTCAATCCTGATGTTCAACCGTAG
- the aqpZ gene encoding aquaporin Z, translated as MTLTKRCIAEFIGTFWLVFGGCGSAVLAATFTGADLGNGVRFPLGIGFVGVSLAFGLTVLTMAYAIGHISGCHLNPAVTFGMWAGKRIPGSDILPYVIAQVLGAVLAGGLIYLIASGAPGFALTGSNPLATNGYGEHSPGGYTLLSALIIEVLLTFIFLMVILGATDERAPQGFAPIAIGLCLTLIHLISIPVTNTSVNPARSTGVALFAGAELVGQLWLFWLAPIVGALLAGWVHHALFATPRLEAPTRMRETV; from the coding sequence ATGACGCTTACAAAACGCTGTATTGCCGAATTTATCGGCACTTTTTGGCTTGTGTTTGGTGGCTGCGGCAGTGCCGTTCTAGCTGCTACGTTTACTGGAGCTGATCTGGGAAATGGCGTGAGATTTCCCCTGGGAATTGGCTTTGTGGGAGTTTCCCTGGCTTTCGGCTTAACTGTGCTGACGATGGCTTATGCGATCGGTCACATTTCGGGTTGCCACCTCAATCCTGCCGTTACGTTTGGCATGTGGGCAGGCAAGCGGATTCCTGGCTCTGATATTCTGCCCTACGTCATTGCTCAAGTGCTGGGTGCAGTTCTGGCGGGCGGCTTAATCTACTTGATTGCGAGCGGTGCGCCGGGATTTGCGCTAACGGGTTCTAATCCGCTTGCTACCAATGGCTATGGCGAACATTCTCCAGGCGGTTACACGCTGCTGTCTGCCCTGATCATTGAAGTACTGCTGACGTTTATCTTTTTGATGGTGATTCTGGGTGCAACTGATGAACGTGCGCCTCAGGGATTTGCTCCTATTGCGATCGGTCTGTGTCTGACCCTGATTCACCTGATCAGCATTCCGGTTACGAATACGTCTGTCAATCCGGCACGCAGCACGGGAGTTGCTCTGTTTGCGGGTGCGGAATTAGTGGGGCAACTGTGGCTGTTCTGGTTAGCGCCGATCGTGGGTGCGCTGCTGGCAGGTTGGGTTCATCATGCCTTATTTGCTACGCCGCGTCTGGAGGCTCCAACTCGGATGCGGGAAACGGTATAA
- a CDS encoding sensor histidine kinase has protein sequence MFNRSRRNLAHWFTLSMGSILILFAGIVYYQRAVARLEESDRLLYRKARIMAANVDYDPRRGEDSIDLDNVPILGNYSPPLGNETTYARWYSPQGELRQFYGIPAPGKLQFTAAFETIQTYPEWQRQITLPVQHGGQTIGYLQVAVPLTDAQAALKGVLLVFVLAVPLTLGVIALVGWYLGGRAMYPIRDSYLQLQRFTSDASHELRAPVAAILSNAQVGLMSPIEQGQPKHKRLEKIAETAKLMNKLVNDLLFLARQAGRIDPVSIQPIDLNNLLKETIASPAIQTAAQHLTLHLKLPEERVTVNGNTDLLRQAIANLVINACKYTPEQGTVWLRLIDYYHYVLIQVEDTGIGIPQSDLPHIFDRFYRVDQERTRTTGGSGLGLAIAQQIVEAHSGRLTATSQVGQGSLFEIELPLS, from the coding sequence ATGTTCAACCGTAGCCGCCGGAACCTTGCTCACTGGTTTACGCTGTCGATGGGCAGTATTCTCATCCTGTTTGCAGGTATTGTCTATTATCAGCGGGCAGTGGCACGACTGGAGGAAAGCGATCGCCTGCTCTATCGCAAAGCCCGAATCATGGCTGCTAACGTGGACTACGATCCGCGTCGAGGGGAGGATTCGATCGATTTAGACAACGTCCCTATTTTGGGCAATTATTCGCCGCCGCTAGGCAATGAGACGACCTATGCCCGCTGGTATTCCCCCCAGGGTGAGCTACGTCAGTTCTACGGCATCCCCGCTCCAGGCAAACTTCAATTTACTGCCGCTTTTGAGACCATTCAAACTTACCCAGAATGGCAGCGGCAAATTACCCTACCTGTTCAGCATGGGGGACAAACGATCGGCTATCTCCAGGTTGCCGTTCCTCTAACCGATGCCCAGGCAGCGCTGAAGGGAGTTCTACTCGTCTTTGTCCTTGCCGTGCCCTTGACTCTAGGCGTCATTGCACTGGTGGGATGGTACTTGGGCGGTCGAGCAATGTACCCAATCCGAGACTCCTATCTGCAACTTCAGCGGTTTACCTCCGATGCCTCCCACGAGCTGCGCGCCCCGGTTGCAGCAATTCTCAGCAATGCTCAGGTAGGATTAATGAGTCCAATAGAGCAGGGACAGCCAAAGCATAAGCGGCTAGAAAAAATTGCTGAAACGGCAAAGCTGATGAATAAGCTGGTGAACGATCTGCTGTTTCTGGCGCGACAGGCAGGACGCATCGATCCGGTTTCAATCCAGCCGATCGATCTGAACAATCTCCTTAAAGAAACGATCGCTTCTCCAGCCATTCAGACCGCTGCTCAGCACTTAACGCTACATCTGAAACTGCCGGAGGAGAGAGTAACCGTCAACGGCAACACCGACCTGTTACGGCAAGCCATCGCAAATCTGGTCATTAATGCGTGTAAATATACACCTGAGCAAGGAACGGTCTGGCTGCGACTGATTGATTACTACCACTACGTTCTAATTCAGGTGGAAGATACGGGAATTGGGATTCCTCAATCCGATCTACCGCATATTTTCGATCGCTTCTACCGGGTGGATCAGGAGCGCACCAGGACAACGGGCGGGTCAGGGTTGGGACTGGCGATCGCACAACAAATCGTAGAAGCCCATAGCGGACGACTCACAGCAACAAGTCAAGTGGGTCAAGGTTCCTTATTCGAGATCGAATTACCGCTGTCTTAG
- a CDS encoding thioredoxin family protein — MTTTKQFSSLQDLIAHAKTPVLVTFYSSWCGYCQQFAPILEQVKSQMGDRVQIIKVNSEKYPKLLAEYEVKSLPTSVLFIDGEMASRIKGVMKTPDLIQYLQKFL; from the coding sequence ATGACGACTACAAAGCAATTTTCGAGTCTGCAAGACCTGATTGCCCATGCCAAAACTCCCGTACTGGTAACGTTCTATTCCAGCTGGTGTGGCTATTGTCAACAGTTTGCACCAATTCTAGAACAGGTTAAAAGCCAGATGGGCGATCGGGTGCAAATCATTAAAGTGAACTCAGAGAAATATCCAAAATTGCTTGCCGAATACGAAGTAAAATCCCTTCCGACTTCGGTGCTGTTTATCGATGGCGAAATGGCAAGCCGAATTAAGGGAGTTATGAAAACACCGGATTTAATCCAATATCTGCAAAAGTTTTTATAG
- the infC gene encoding translation initiation factor IF-3 codes for MNRQIRVAQVLLIDHENNNRGLTDTSEALKLAESVDLDLVIVSENKETPVAKILDYGKHQYQQKKRQHGSARTTVKEVRLRPNIGESDYTLRIGRATEWLSKGDSVKFQVRLRGREHQNRDRATDLLDRIVADLAQVSKVQSLDKRSLIVQVIPG; via the coding sequence ATCAATCGGCAAATCAGAGTCGCCCAGGTTCTTCTAATCGACCATGAGAACAACAACCGTGGCTTGACCGACACCAGCGAAGCCTTGAAACTGGCGGAGAGCGTAGATCTTGATCTGGTCATCGTCTCCGAGAATAAAGAGACACCAGTTGCCAAAATCCTGGATTACGGCAAGCACCAGTACCAGCAGAAAAAACGCCAGCACGGCAGCGCCAGAACAACGGTTAAAGAGGTACGGTTGCGTCCGAACATTGGCGAATCGGACTATACCTTGCGAATTGGTCGAGCCACTGAATGGCTGAGTAAAGGAGATTCCGTTAAATTCCAGGTGCGTTTACGGGGACGCGAACATCAGAACCGCGATCGTGCCACAGACCTGCTGGATCGGATTGTTGCAGACCTGGCTCAAGTTAGTAAGGTTCA
- a CDS encoding fasciclin domain-containing protein: MTRYTQKWSALAIALLLLPIAAACETNTAQTSTETVPEVAESPVGTSPTETAPTTENRTIADLAATDNSLSTFNTAVAAAGLGETLRQPGPYTVFAPTNEAFAAIPEETRQALLRPENQEQLRQVLSYHIVEGSLPSTQLQTGAVDTVAGQPLNVQIDQAAQQVRVNDASVTQPNLQANNGVVHVVDRVILPPNFTL, from the coding sequence TTGACTCGTTATACCCAAAAATGGTCTGCTCTGGCGATAGCACTGCTGCTGCTTCCAATCGCGGCTGCCTGCGAAACCAATACAGCCCAAACTTCCACTGAAACGGTGCCCGAAGTTGCAGAATCTCCAGTGGGGACTTCGCCGACTGAAACCGCACCCACGACGGAAAATCGAACGATCGCTGACCTAGCCGCCACCGACAATTCGCTGTCTACTTTTAATACTGCCGTTGCCGCCGCCGGGTTAGGCGAGACGCTGCGCCAGCCCGGCCCCTACACTGTCTTTGCACCCACCAACGAAGCCTTTGCAGCCATTCCTGAAGAAACGCGGCAGGCTCTCCTCCGCCCTGAAAATCAGGAGCAGTTGCGGCAAGTCCTGTCCTATCACATTGTCGAAGGCAGTTTGCCCTCTACCCAGCTACAAACAGGAGCAGTGGACACCGTTGCGGGTCAACCGCTCAATGTCCAGATTGACCAGGCGGCTCAGCAGGTGCGCGTGAATGATGCCAGCGTCACTCAGCCCAATCTACAGGCAAATAATGGGGTAGTGCATGTGGTCGATCGCGTAATTCTCCCCCCGAATTTTACGCTGTAA
- a CDS encoding DUF2945 domain-containing protein, producing the protein MTKQFKKGDKVEWDSSGGTTRGVIKEIITEPTDFKNHHFEASKDKPEYLVKSEKSGKEAIHKAEELRKIKES; encoded by the coding sequence ATGACAAAGCAGTTTAAGAAAGGCGATAAAGTTGAATGGGATTCCTCTGGTGGAACAACCCGTGGCGTAATTAAGGAAATTATTACTGAACCCACCGACTTTAAAAATCATCACTTTGAAGCGTCGAAGGATAAACCTGAATATTTAGTTAAAAGTGAAAAGAGCGGTAAAGAAGCCATTCACAAAGCCGAAGAACTGCGAAAAATTAAAGAGAGTTAG